From a region of the Calonectris borealis chromosome 2, bCalBor7.hap1.2, whole genome shotgun sequence genome:
- the COMMD3 gene encoding COMM domain-containing protein 3 codes for MELSAYAQGGWRLLGDPRRFPRRPYAALLRAAFRSLFDQPHAGLDDPDLKDIDPTVLKHCHAAAATCILEAGKQKADISAISTCLEDCKLDKERIEQFCTEYQKNKDALEILLGSIGRSPLHITDVSWRLEYQIKSNQLHKTYQPSYLVTLNVENSDSGSHPDVSFSCTMEQLQDLVGKLKDAAKSLERASQM; via the exons ATGGAGCTGTCGGCGTACGCGCAGGGCGGGTGGCGGCTGCTGGGCGacccccgccgcttcccccgccgTCCGTACGCCGCTCTCCTCCGCGCCGCTTTCCGCAGCCTCTTCGATCAGCCCCACGCCGGGTTGG acGATCCAGACCTGAAAGATATTGACCCTACGGTATTAAAACATTGCCATGCTGCGGCTGCAACGTGTATTCTGGAGGCAGGAAAGCAGAAAGCCGACATATCTGCTATAAG CACATGTCTAGAGGACTGTAAACTAGATAAAGAGAGAATAGAACAATTTTGCACCGAATATCAG aaaaacAAGGATGCATTGGAAATCCTATTGGGAAG CATAGGCAGATCTCCTCTCCATATAACTGATGTGTCTTGGCGCTTGGAATATCAGATCAAG agcAATCAACTTCATAAAACTTACCAGCCTTCCTACCTGGTGACCTTAAATGTAGAG aacagtGATTCAGGATCACACCCAGATGTTAGTTTTAGTTGCACGATGGAGCAATTACAG GATTTAGTTGGAAAACTAAAAGATGCTGCAAAAAGTCTAGAAAGAGCGAGTCAGATGTGA